From Streptomyces sp. GSL17-111, one genomic window encodes:
- a CDS encoding GTP-binding protein has translation MVSKAASDQPVVPHDAAQPGPGSGPAPEPHYVRSSVAGAAKILVVGPLGVGKTTLIGAVSEIKPLSTEAVMSQAGARVDRGGERTKTTTTVALDFGRITIDGELVLYLFGTPGQQRFLPAWRELARGALGALALVDTRDLEASFDALGHLEDLGLPFAVAVNAFPGSPDHGEQRLREALDLLPQTPLVVCDAREYRSSVQALIALVSHLINAAEPT, from the coding sequence ATGGTCTCGAAAGCCGCCTCTGACCAGCCGGTCGTCCCCCATGACGCCGCACAGCCGGGCCCCGGGAGCGGCCCGGCCCCCGAGCCGCACTACGTGCGGTCGAGCGTCGCCGGGGCGGCGAAGATCCTCGTCGTCGGTCCGCTCGGCGTGGGGAAGACGACGCTCATCGGCGCCGTCTCGGAGATCAAACCGCTGTCGACCGAGGCCGTCATGAGCCAGGCCGGCGCCCGGGTGGACCGGGGCGGGGAGCGGACGAAGACGACCACGACCGTGGCCCTGGACTTCGGCCGCATCACCATCGACGGTGAGCTCGTGCTCTACCTGTTCGGGACGCCGGGGCAGCAGCGCTTCCTGCCCGCGTGGCGGGAGCTGGCGCGCGGCGCGCTCGGCGCCCTCGCCCTGGTGGACACCCGCGACCTGGAGGCGTCCTTCGACGCCCTCGGCCATCTGGAGGATCTGGGCCTGCCGTTCGCCGTCGCCGTCAACGCCTTCCCCGGCAGCCCCGACCACGGCGAACAGCGACTGCGCGAAGCCCTCGACCTGCTGCCCCAGACGCCGCTGGTGGTGTGCGACGCGCGCGAGTACCGCTCCTCCGTCCAGGCCCTCATCGCCCTCGTCAGCCACCTCATCAACGCCGCGGAGCCCACATGA
- a CDS encoding DUF742 domain-containing protein: protein MTGQREERTTPAVRPYVITRGRSGAASPELPWETLVVAVAADPPAGPAGLQPEHRRILGHCQGLLSVAEVAAHLGQPPSVVQVLLGDLVDWGLIITRPPVPAAERTDVTMLRKVLHGLESRL from the coding sequence ATGACGGGTCAACGGGAGGAACGGACGACGCCGGCCGTCCGCCCCTACGTCATCACCCGCGGCCGTTCCGGCGCCGCGAGCCCGGAGCTGCCGTGGGAGACGCTCGTCGTGGCGGTGGCCGCGGACCCGCCCGCCGGTCCGGCCGGGTTGCAGCCCGAGCACCGGCGCATCCTGGGGCACTGCCAGGGGCTGCTGTCCGTCGCCGAGGTCGCCGCCCACCTGGGGCAGCCGCCCTCGGTCGTGCAGGTGCTGCTCGGCGATCTCGTCGACTGGGGCCTGATCATCACCCGTCCGCCCGTCCCGGCTGCCGAACGCACCGATGTGACCATGCTCAGAAAGGTCCTCCATGGTCTCGAAAGCCGCCTCTGA
- a CDS encoding roadblock/LC7 domain-containing protein yields the protein MNGTIARLPDLGWMLRPLTDIPGVRHAVVLSEDGLHLGHASAEGLSGTVSRLGRDEAESLAAACAAMTMTSRSTATLLFGPGTGVRQLMLESEHGFVLFTAAGVGAHLGVATDLGADVGLVAQQMQLLVAKIGAHLSTQPRDAVSPSR from the coding sequence GTGAACGGAACCATTGCCCGACTTCCCGACCTGGGCTGGATGTTGCGCCCGCTGACCGACATCCCGGGGGTGCGGCACGCCGTCGTGCTGTCCGAGGACGGCCTGCACCTGGGCCACGCCTCCGCCGAGGGGCTCTCGGGGACGGTCTCCCGGCTCGGCCGGGACGAGGCGGAGTCGCTGGCCGCCGCCTGCGCCGCGATGACCATGACCAGCCGCTCCACGGCGACACTGCTGTTCGGGCCGGGCACGGGCGTGCGGCAGCTGATGCTGGAGTCGGAACACGGCTTCGTGCTGTTCACGGCCGCCGGGGTGGGCGCCCACCTCGGCGTCGCCACCGACCTCGGGGCCGACGTCGGCCTCGTCGCCCAGCAGATGCAACTGCTCGTCGCGAAGATCGGCGCGCACCTCAGCACCCAACCCAGGGATGCGGTGAGCCCGTCACGATGA
- a CDS encoding ATP-binding protein translates to MLKRPVERTGKRGRRAKRRDTWWAATAAVALVLGAAGAAAPGSAPWVRVALGVLTATAVVGVATTFRLRGRLAAVRAAQARAESVAGARGAEVAHLAGVRMPAIAERVRAGQRLDGLPGPVTAPEATGEDFARAVAALAGGLGSDDAVRRERALRDSVQAAFESVARNMHAMATVQQQVLDNVERIISDARLMSEVMKADHAAAQMTRKAQTLLVMCGIWPARRETRPVTLFDCVRGAQSRIVEFGRVDVHGGQTLHVVPPAVEGLMHTVAELLENATVFSPSSTQVVVTVREVGAGAVVEIDDAGLGMPPDVLHQALGQLRDDLDLAQLGAVPRLGLACVGRWARELGFNVELTGASAYGGTRAVIFVPHRLLTEPVPEAPRPEARTRPEARDGHAYAGQPLGAPHDPVRAPASVREPAPAPAYARTRAEERPGAHEAQEAHDAQAAPALPRRRNRRRAPGGGPPGLEDSGGYGSGATPAPPAYPQPYAQPYAQPAPHDLPHDAPHARPPAPAWSPEAARASVASVVSGSRRGRAEAQDPQARHTGVQDSDQTDHHDGGTT, encoded by the coding sequence ATGCTGAAACGGCCGGTGGAGCGCACGGGGAAGCGGGGAAGACGGGCGAAGCGCCGGGACACCTGGTGGGCCGCCACGGCGGCCGTGGCCCTCGTGCTGGGCGCCGCCGGGGCCGCCGCGCCGGGCTCCGCCCCGTGGGTACGAGTGGCCCTCGGCGTCCTCACGGCGACCGCCGTCGTGGGCGTGGCCACGACGTTCCGGCTGCGCGGCCGGCTCGCGGCGGTCCGTGCGGCCCAGGCCCGCGCCGAGTCCGTGGCCGGGGCGCGCGGCGCGGAGGTCGCCCATCTCGCCGGGGTACGGATGCCCGCGATCGCCGAACGCGTCCGCGCGGGGCAGCGCCTGGACGGCCTGCCCGGGCCCGTCACCGCCCCCGAGGCGACCGGTGAGGACTTCGCCCGCGCCGTCGCCGCGCTGGCCGGCGGCCTCGGCTCGGACGACGCGGTACGCCGCGAACGCGCGCTGCGCGACTCGGTGCAGGCCGCCTTCGAGTCCGTCGCCCGCAACATGCACGCCATGGCCACCGTCCAGCAGCAGGTCCTGGACAACGTCGAACGGATCATCAGCGACGCCCGGCTCATGTCCGAGGTCATGAAGGCCGACCACGCGGCCGCGCAGATGACGCGCAAGGCGCAGACGCTGCTGGTGATGTGCGGCATCTGGCCCGCCCGCCGGGAGACGCGGCCGGTGACGCTCTTCGACTGCGTGCGCGGTGCGCAGTCGCGCATCGTGGAGTTCGGCCGGGTCGACGTGCACGGCGGGCAGACGCTCCACGTCGTCCCGCCCGCCGTCGAGGGCCTCATGCACACGGTGGCCGAACTCCTGGAGAACGCCACCGTGTTCTCCCCCTCCAGCACCCAGGTCGTGGTGACGGTACGGGAGGTGGGCGCCGGCGCGGTCGTGGAGATCGACGACGCGGGGCTCGGCATGCCCCCCGACGTGCTGCACCAGGCGCTCGGGCAGCTCCGCGACGACCTCGACCTCGCCCAGCTCGGCGCCGTCCCCCGGCTGGGGCTGGCGTGCGTCGGACGCTGGGCCCGGGAACTGGGCTTCAACGTGGAGCTGACCGGGGCCTCCGCCTACGGCGGCACCCGCGCCGTCATCTTCGTCCCGCACCGGCTGCTCACCGAGCCCGTGCCGGAGGCGCCGCGCCCCGAGGCCCGCACCCGGCCCGAAGCGCGGGACGGACACGCCTACGCCGGGCAGCCGCTCGGTGCGCCGCACGACCCCGTCCGCGCACCGGCGTCCGTCCGCGAACCGGCGCCGGCCCCCGCCTACGCCCGGACCCGCGCCGAGGAGCGGCCCGGCGCCCACGAGGCCCAAGAGGCCCACGACGCCCAGGCCGCGCCCGCGCTGCCCCGCCGCCGCAACCGGCGCCGGGCACCCGGCGGCGGGCCCCCCGGACTGGAGGACTCGGGCGGCTACGGGTCCGGGGCGACGCCCGCACCGCCCGCGTACCCACAGCCGTACGCACAGCCGTACGCACAGCCCGCACCGCACGACCTGCCGCACGACGCGCCGCACGCCCGGCCGCCCGCACCGGCCTGGTCGCCCGAGGCGGCCCGCGCCTCCGTGGCCAGCGTCGTGTCCGGTTCGCGACGCGGCCGGGCGGAGGCACAGGACCCGCAGGCCCGGCACACCGGCGTGCAGGACTCCGACCAGACCGACCACCACGATGGGGGCACGACGTGA
- a CDS encoding NmrA family NAD(P)-binding protein — protein MNTPENTDSAAGHPGGLTLVAGGTGRTGRRVVARLRARGVAVRVGSRRGEPPFDWHDASTWEAALEGVTEVYLAYAPDLGTSEATRVVADFAGAAARAGVRHVVLLSMRGRDAERPTGIAARAAEQAVRECGTTWTVLRAGWFFQNFSELDVFRESLRAGEMTLPTGDGLEAFVDAEDIADVAVAALRDPAAHAGRCYELSGARLLSFWDAVAEIATATGREVREVRQEAREFARTLRGAGLPAPEVDLVCELLDRVRAGEMAYVSDGVREVLGRAPRDFTAYVKACAAEGVWQS, from the coding sequence ATGAACACACCTGAGAACACCGACAGCGCCGCCGGACACCCCGGCGGCCTCACCCTCGTCGCAGGCGGCACCGGACGCACCGGGCGGCGCGTCGTGGCACGGCTCCGGGCCCGGGGCGTCGCGGTGCGCGTGGGCTCCCGTCGCGGGGAACCGCCCTTCGACTGGCACGACGCGTCGACGTGGGAGGCGGCGTTGGAGGGCGTCACCGAGGTCTACCTGGCCTACGCCCCCGATCTCGGCACCTCGGAGGCGACCCGCGTCGTGGCCGACTTCGCCGGGGCGGCGGCCCGGGCGGGGGTGCGCCACGTGGTGCTGCTGTCGATGCGCGGCCGGGACGCGGAGCGCCCGACGGGCATCGCGGCGCGGGCGGCCGAGCAGGCGGTCCGGGAGTGCGGGACGACGTGGACCGTGCTGCGGGCGGGCTGGTTCTTCCAGAACTTCAGCGAGTTGGACGTCTTCCGCGAGTCCTTGCGTGCGGGGGAGATGACCCTGCCGACGGGTGACGGGCTGGAGGCGTTCGTCGACGCCGAGGACATCGCGGACGTGGCGGTCGCGGCCCTCCGCGATCCGGCCGCGCACGCCGGGCGCTGCTACGAGCTGAGCGGCGCTCGGCTGCTGAGCTTCTGGGACGCGGTGGCGGAGATCGCCACGGCCACGGGCCGGGAGGTCCGCGAAGTGCGGCAGGAAGCCCGGGAGTTCGCGCGGACGCTCCGGGGCGCCGGGCTGCCCGCTCCGGAGGTGGACCTCGTGTGCGAACTGCTGGACCGGGTGCGCGCCGGGGAGATGGCCTACGTGTCGGACGGCGTGCGGGAGGTGCTGGGCCGCGCCCCGCGCGACTTCACGGCGTACGTCAAAGCCTGTGCCGCCGAGGGGGTTTGGCAGAGCTGA
- a CDS encoding AraC family transcriptional regulator, with product MDVLAELLDGTRARGGLFHQMLVSPPWSLRVQDGAPLALYTLLRGCGWITPAAGPPVRLDEGDVAVVRGPEPHVVADEPWEADRTPQLVIHPDDTCTAPDGTPLCTELALGVRTWGHGAAGGARLVNGTYQLGGEVSGRLLAALPPVLVVRARECPCPVLPMVAEEIVKDAPGQQAVLDRLLDLLLISTLRAWFDRPGGEPPAWYRAQADPVVGPALRLLHADPARAWTVGALAAAVGVSRAALARRFAELVGEPPIAYLTGWRMDLAADLLREPGATVGAVARRVGYASAFALSTAFKRHRGVTPSAYRTGSPVTAG from the coding sequence GTGGACGTACTCGCGGAACTCCTCGACGGCACGCGGGCCCGAGGCGGCCTCTTCCACCAGATGCTCGTCTCCCCGCCCTGGTCCCTGCGCGTTCAGGACGGCGCGCCGCTCGCGCTCTACACCCTGCTGCGCGGCTGCGGGTGGATCACGCCCGCCGCCGGCCCGCCCGTGCGGCTGGACGAGGGGGACGTCGCCGTCGTCCGTGGCCCCGAGCCCCACGTCGTCGCCGACGAACCGTGGGAGGCCGACCGGACGCCGCAGCTGGTGATCCACCCCGACGACACCTGCACCGCGCCCGACGGGACACCGCTGTGCACGGAGCTCGCCCTCGGCGTCCGTACCTGGGGGCACGGCGCGGCGGGCGGGGCCCGGCTCGTCAACGGCACGTACCAGCTCGGCGGCGAGGTCAGCGGCCGGTTGCTGGCCGCCCTGCCGCCGGTGCTCGTGGTGCGCGCGCGGGAGTGCCCGTGCCCGGTGCTGCCGATGGTCGCCGAGGAGATCGTCAAGGACGCCCCCGGGCAGCAGGCCGTCCTCGACCGCCTGCTGGACCTGCTGCTCATCAGCACCCTGCGCGCCTGGTTCGACCGGCCCGGCGGCGAGCCCCCGGCCTGGTACCGGGCCCAGGCCGACCCCGTCGTGGGCCCCGCGCTGCGCCTCCTGCACGCCGACCCGGCCCGCGCCTGGACGGTCGGCGCGCTGGCCGCCGCCGTCGGCGTCTCCCGCGCCGCGCTGGCCCGCCGCTTCGCGGAGCTCGTCGGGGAACCGCCGATCGCGTACCTGACCGGCTGGCGCATGGACCTCGCCGCCGACCTGCTGCGCGAACCGGGCGCCACCGTCGGCGCGGTGGCCCGGCGGGTCGGTTACGCCAGCGCCTTCGCGCTCAGCACGGCGTTCAAGCGCCACCGGGGCGTCACCCCGAGCGCCTACCGCACCGGTTCACCCGTCACCGCCGGGTGA
- a CDS encoding helix-turn-helix transcriptional regulator, producing MYRERPSGLGGGTVLWTRTTGPAPSPALVLPDGCMDLIWRDGDGDGDGDGGAGFVVAGPDTRAQEGAGPPGTTWTGLRFTPGTGPAVLGVPARELRDLRVPLDALWPAARVRRLAGEVAGATDRSAALEAVAARAAVPPDPLHAAVARALDRGRTVAEVARTAGLSERQLHRRSLDAFGYGPKMLARILRLQRALARARAGTPLAEVAALTGYADQAHLTREARALTGRPVGRLVRPVERPPT from the coding sequence ATGTACCGCGAACGTCCCTCGGGCCTCGGTGGCGGCACCGTCCTGTGGACCCGCACAACGGGCCCTGCGCCGTCCCCGGCCCTGGTCCTGCCCGACGGCTGCATGGACCTCATCTGGCGCGACGGCGACGGCGACGGCGACGGCGACGGCGGGGCCGGGTTCGTGGTCGCCGGTCCCGACACGCGGGCGCAGGAAGGGGCCGGGCCGCCGGGCACCACCTGGACGGGACTGCGCTTCACCCCCGGCACGGGACCGGCCGTCCTCGGCGTCCCCGCGCGCGAGCTGCGGGACCTGCGCGTCCCGCTCGACGCGCTGTGGCCCGCCGCCCGGGTGCGGCGGCTGGCCGGGGAGGTCGCCGGGGCCACGGACCGGAGTGCGGCGCTGGAGGCCGTGGCGGCCCGCGCGGCGGTCCCACCGGACCCGCTCCACGCCGCGGTGGCCCGCGCGCTGGATCGTGGGCGGACGGTGGCGGAGGTCGCCCGGACGGCCGGGCTGAGCGAACGCCAGCTGCACCGCCGGTCGCTGGACGCCTTCGGGTACGGCCCGAAGATGCTGGCCCGCATCCTGCGGCTGCAACGGGCCCTGGCGCGGGCGCGGGCCGGAACCCCGCTCGCCGAGGTCGCCGCCCTCACCGGCTACGCGGACCAGGCCCACCTCACCCGCGAGGCCCGCGCCCTCACCGGCCGACCGGTCGGCCGGCTCGTGCGCCCGGTGGAGCGCCCCCCCACCTGA
- a CDS encoding nuclear transport factor 2 family protein: protein MPELPDHPNVHTAVRYHEAVSRFAAGEELAAFFHPDAVHTQLPNALFPEGATRRLAEIVTAAERGRELLAEQRFDVLNAVVSDSQVALEVTWSGALAAPVDGIAAGQVLRAHVASFLTFRDGRITAQRTYDCYEPAPAATPPDQRTEEAGDAS from the coding sequence ATGCCCGAGTTGCCCGACCACCCCAACGTCCACACCGCCGTCCGTTACCACGAGGCGGTTTCCCGCTTCGCCGCGGGCGAGGAACTCGCAGCCTTCTTCCACCCGGACGCCGTCCACACCCAGTTGCCCAACGCCCTGTTCCCCGAGGGCGCCACCCGCCGGCTGGCGGAGATCGTCACCGCCGCCGAACGGGGCCGCGAGCTCCTCGCGGAACAGCGCTTCGACGTGCTCAACGCCGTCGTCTCGGACAGCCAGGTGGCCCTTGAGGTCACCTGGTCCGGCGCCCTGGCCGCGCCCGTCGACGGCATCGCGGCGGGGCAGGTCCTGCGCGCCCACGTCGCGTCGTTCCTCACCTTCCGCGATGGTCGGATCACCGCACAGCGCACCTACGACTGCTACGAGCCGGCGCCCGCCGCGACGCCGCCCGACCAGCGCACCGAGGAGGCGGGGGACGCGTCCTGA
- a CDS encoding MarR family winged helix-turn-helix transcriptional regulator: MPQSPTPHDLDTGTLALFVGFAAASTVQAELDARGHADLRMSHGYVFQHLLYGRPTVGELAEKLDMTQQGASKAVAELERLGYIERLPDPGDARVRRVALTARGRAAVATALSARAALDERLRRRFGAPTVDAARALLAEVLEELGGTAAVRHRAVRPPR, translated from the coding sequence ATGCCCCAGTCACCGACCCCGCACGACCTCGACACCGGCACGCTCGCCCTCTTCGTGGGTTTCGCCGCCGCGTCCACGGTCCAGGCGGAACTCGACGCGCGCGGCCACGCCGACCTGCGCATGTCTCACGGCTACGTCTTCCAGCACCTCCTGTACGGCCGGCCGACCGTCGGAGAGCTCGCCGAGAAGCTCGACATGACCCAGCAGGGTGCGTCCAAGGCGGTCGCCGAACTCGAGCGCCTCGGCTACATCGAACGGCTCCCCGACCCCGGCGACGCCCGCGTTCGCCGCGTCGCTCTCACCGCACGCGGCCGGGCGGCCGTCGCCACGGCCCTCAGCGCCCGCGCGGCCCTCGACGAACGCCTCCGGCGGCGTTTCGGAGCTCCGACCGTGGACGCGGCGCGCGCCCTGCTCGCGGAGGTCCTGGAGGAGTTGGGCGGCACCGCAGCCGTCCGGCACCGTGCGGTCAGGCCACCACGCTGA
- a CDS encoding VOC family protein: MAPRFDLVGMVTADMAATLAFYRRLGLDIPAEADTAPHAEAVGPGGVRLAWDTLDVIAALHPGWELPQGPGRMSLAFRCDDPAEVDRVHAELTAAGYRGLKEPWDAFWGQRYAVVEDPDGNGVDLFAELPG, encoded by the coding sequence ATGGCACCTCGATTCGATCTCGTCGGAATGGTGACGGCCGACATGGCCGCCACGCTCGCGTTCTACCGCCGCCTCGGCCTGGACATCCCGGCCGAGGCGGACACCGCGCCGCACGCCGAGGCCGTCGGGCCCGGCGGCGTGCGGCTCGCCTGGGACACGCTGGACGTCATCGCCGCACTGCACCCGGGCTGGGAACTCCCCCAGGGCCCCGGACGGATGTCGCTGGCCTTCCGCTGCGACGATCCGGCCGAGGTGGACCGGGTCCACGCCGAGCTGACGGCGGCCGGGTACCGAGGGCTCAAGGAGCCGTGGGACGCCTTCTGGGGGCAGCGGTACGCCGTCGTCGAGGACCCGGACGGCAACGGCGTCGACCTCTTCGCCGAGCTACCCGGCTAG
- the cutA gene encoding divalent-cation tolerance protein CutA translates to MAELLTVLTTTDSAEKARALAAGAVDRRLAACAQIAGPVSSVYRWEGALHTDPEWQVLFKSTAARYAALEAFLREAHDYDVPEIIATPVARASEAYARWVAEETTP, encoded by the coding sequence ATGGCCGAACTGCTGACCGTCCTCACCACCACCGACAGCGCCGAGAAGGCGCGGGCCCTGGCCGCCGGAGCCGTGGACCGGCGGCTCGCCGCCTGCGCCCAGATCGCCGGGCCCGTCTCCTCCGTCTACCGGTGGGAGGGCGCGCTGCACACCGATCCGGAGTGGCAGGTGCTGTTCAAGAGCACCGCCGCCCGCTACGCGGCGCTGGAGGCGTTCCTCCGGGAGGCGCACGACTACGACGTCCCCGAGATCATCGCCACGCCCGTCGCGCGGGCGAGCGAGGCCTACGCGCGCTGGGTGGCGGAGGAGACGACACCGTGA
- a CDS encoding gamma-glutamylcyclotransferase family protein: MTPPRLPFFVYGTLRPGEHHHARTLAGRVVRETAATLPGLVLYEGPGYPYAVAGDGAVTGVVIEPAAARYAEVLRVLDELEGYTPGGGANLYERVTAEARPAGGGTETVWLYVAAPPLARRLRERGTRIPSGDWLSRAR, encoded by the coding sequence GTGACGCCGCCCCGCCTCCCCTTCTTCGTCTACGGCACCCTGCGGCCCGGCGAGCACCACCACGCCCGGACGCTCGCGGGCCGCGTGGTGCGCGAGACCGCGGCGACGCTGCCGGGGCTCGTCCTGTACGAGGGCCCCGGCTACCCGTACGCCGTCGCCGGGGACGGTGCGGTCACCGGTGTGGTGATCGAACCGGCCGCCGCGCGGTACGCCGAGGTCCTGCGCGTCCTCGACGAGCTGGAGGGGTACACCCCCGGCGGTGGCGCGAACCTCTACGAACGCGTCACCGCCGAGGCCCGCCCGGCCGGCGGCGGCACGGAGACGGTGTGGCTCTACGTCGCCGCGCCGCCGCTGGCCCGCCGCCTGCGCGAGCGGGGCACCCGCATACCGTCCGGCGACTGGCTCAGCCGAGCGCGCTGA
- a CDS encoding S8 family peptidase: MARKRTAALLAAALAALTLGAAPAQEPAAEAEQAYVVMLDGPGPGARAVTETGAEVTRTFGAALDGYAVRATEAEARALAGRPGVLGVVPDAPVHALGTGGVGGTSTAHGPRTVQEDAPWHLDRLDQEQLPLDGRYVYPSSAGEGVTVYVLDTGVRVTHEEFGGRASHGTDVVDGDDVADDGNGHGTHMAGLVAGETYGVAKKADVVAVRVLNDYGSGTTSGIIAGIDWVVRNADGPAVINMSLGGGPNAALDAAVRSAIAAGVTFSVAAGGSNGDAGSSSPARVAEALTVSATDEQDRRAPFASYGSVVDLFAPGTRITGPWHTSDQATVTLSGTSTSAALVSGAAALDLGERPWASPASVARQLKWAATEGIVVDPGPNTTDRLLNVSALG, translated from the coding sequence ATGGCACGGAAACGTACGGCGGCGTTGTTGGCGGCGGCCCTGGCGGCCCTGACGCTCGGGGCCGCCCCGGCGCAGGAGCCGGCGGCGGAGGCCGAACAGGCCTATGTGGTGATGCTCGACGGCCCGGGCCCCGGCGCCCGGGCGGTGACGGAGACCGGGGCCGAGGTGACGCGGACCTTCGGCGCGGCGCTGGACGGCTACGCGGTGCGGGCGACCGAGGCGGAGGCCCGCGCACTCGCCGGGCGGCCGGGCGTGCTCGGCGTGGTGCCGGACGCCCCGGTGCACGCCCTGGGCACGGGCGGCGTCGGCGGCACGTCCACCGCGCACGGCCCCCGCACGGTGCAGGAGGACGCGCCCTGGCACCTGGACCGGCTCGACCAGGAACAACTGCCGCTCGACGGGCGGTACGTCTACCCGTCCTCGGCGGGTGAGGGCGTGACGGTGTACGTCCTGGACACCGGTGTGCGCGTCACCCACGAGGAGTTCGGCGGCCGGGCGTCCCACGGCACGGACGTGGTGGACGGCGACGACGTCGCCGACGACGGCAACGGGCACGGCACGCACATGGCCGGACTCGTGGCCGGAGAGACCTACGGCGTGGCGAAGAAGGCCGACGTCGTGGCCGTCCGCGTGCTCAACGACTACGGCAGCGGTACGACGTCCGGCATCATCGCGGGCATCGACTGGGTGGTGCGCAACGCCGACGGCCCGGCCGTGATCAACATGAGCCTGGGCGGCGGGCCCAACGCCGCGCTGGACGCGGCGGTCCGCAGCGCCATCGCCGCCGGGGTGACGTTCTCCGTCGCGGCGGGTGGGTCGAACGGCGACGCGGGCTCGTCCTCCCCGGCGCGGGTCGCCGAGGCGCTGACCGTCAGCGCCACCGACGAGCAGGACCGGCGGGCGCCCTTCGCCAGCTACGGCAGCGTCGTGGACCTGTTCGCGCCGGGCACGCGGATCACCGGGCCGTGGCACACCTCGGACCAGGCGACGGTCACGCTCTCCGGCACCTCGACGTCGGCCGCCCTCGTCAGTGGCGCGGCCGCGCTGGACCTGGGTGAACGGCCCTGGGCGAGCCCCGCGTCGGTGGCCCGCCAGCTGAAGTGGGCGGCCACCGAGGGCATCGTCGTCGATCCCGGGCCGAACACCACCGACCGGCTGCTGAACGTCAGCGCGCTCGGCTGA
- a CDS encoding VOC family protein: MTHSWPAHLPVGAVRFARPTARYEDVVRFYRDDLGLPVLGAWRGDDGHDGYDGVLIGLPGTPVHLEITQHGDPPRIPPPHPENQLVLYLRDADAVATAADRLVARGHHPVAAANPYWSQRGCLLFADPDGWRIVLAPWVFGADPVPRPL, encoded by the coding sequence ATGACGCACTCCTGGCCCGCCCATCTCCCCGTCGGCGCGGTGCGCTTCGCCCGCCCCACGGCCCGCTACGAGGACGTCGTCCGTTTCTACCGAGATGATCTCGGCCTGCCCGTCCTGGGGGCGTGGCGCGGCGACGACGGCCACGACGGCTACGACGGCGTCCTGATCGGCCTGCCCGGGACGCCCGTCCACCTGGAGATCACGCAGCACGGCGATCCGCCCCGGATACCGCCGCCCCACCCCGAGAACCAGCTCGTGCTGTACCTGCGCGACGCGGACGCCGTCGCCACCGCCGCCGACCGCCTCGTCGCCCGGGGGCACCACCCCGTGGCGGCCGCGAACCCGTACTGGTCGCAGCGCGGCTGCCTCCTGTTCGCCGATCCCGACGGGTGGCGGATCGTCCTGGCCCCCTGGGTCTTCGGAGCGGACCCGGTGCCCCGTCCCCTCTGA